In one Denitratisoma sp. genomic region, the following are encoded:
- a CDS encoding integron integrase: MLDQVSATCRRRHYSRRTEEAYRFWIRQFIFFHGKQHPSDLGAIEVEGFLNHLAVERRVAASTQTQALNALVFLYDSVLHKPLGQMAGLKRVQHRHRVPVVLTQDEVRATLGLMTGSCRLMAELMYGAGLRVHECVTLRVKDIDMGARTISIRNSKGSKDRTTVLPDLAALSIQQHLLRVATLHKEDLLRGAGLAPMPDALARKYPAASASLAWQYLFPSSVLRPWGKSGRLVRWHVSDSTIQRAFKQAIAGAEIRKHASVHCLRHSFATHLLASGTDIRTIQLLLGHRSLQTTMIYTHVLEVTRAVKSPLDRL; encoded by the coding sequence CTGCTCGATCAGGTTTCCGCCACTTGCCGGCGCCGTCATTACAGCCGGCGCACTGAAGAGGCCTACCGTTTCTGGATCAGGCAATTCATCTTCTTTCACGGCAAGCAGCATCCGAGCGATCTGGGGGCCATTGAGGTCGAAGGCTTTCTGAACCACCTGGCCGTTGAACGACGGGTGGCGGCCTCCACCCAGACCCAGGCCCTGAATGCCCTGGTGTTTCTGTACGACAGCGTGCTGCACAAGCCGCTTGGGCAAATGGCCGGGTTGAAGCGCGTGCAGCACCGGCATCGCGTTCCAGTGGTGCTGACTCAGGATGAGGTGCGCGCGACCCTTGGCCTGATGACGGGATCCTGCCGCCTGATGGCGGAGCTGATGTATGGCGCCGGACTGCGTGTGCATGAGTGCGTCACGCTCAGGGTCAAGGATATCGACATGGGCGCACGCACGATCTCTATCCGGAACAGCAAGGGAAGCAAGGACAGGACGACGGTGCTGCCCGACCTGGCAGCGCTATCGATTCAGCAACACCTGCTCCGGGTAGCGACCCTTCACAAGGAGGACCTGTTGCGCGGGGCGGGCCTGGCGCCGATGCCGGATGCGCTGGCGAGGAAGTATCCTGCCGCCTCGGCATCCTTGGCCTGGCAGTATTTGTTCCCCTCGTCCGTATTGAGGCCGTGGGGCAAGAGCGGCCGGCTGGTGCGTTGGCATGTGTCGGATTCCACCATCCAGCGCGCCTTCAAACAGGCAATCGCAGGCGCTGAGATTCGCAAGCACGCCAGCGTGCATTGCCTGCGCCACAGCTTTGCCACGCATCTGCTCGCCTCCGGTACGGATATCCGGACCATCCAGTTGCTGTTGGGTCATCGCAGCCTGCAAACCACGATGATCTACACCCATGTCCTGGAGGTGACCCGGGCCGTGAAAAGTCCGCTGGACCGGCTTTAA
- a CDS encoding ATP-binding protein produces MNDLSRLISRAEALLERIETLLPQPAAAPDWKASTAFRWRKRGGRSHLEPVAKPHRIRLKDLRNVDEQKQRIEQNTRQFVEGRSANNVLLTGARGTGKSSLVKALLNRYAAKGLRLIEVDKHDLIDLPDIVDLIAGRSERFILFCDDLSFEASEPGYKALKSILDGSVASTPDNVLLYATSNRRHLMPEFMDENLETKHVDGEIHPGETTEEKVSLSERFGLWLSFYPFDQDEYLAIAGHWLREYGVPAAAVAAAREDALQWALMRGSRSGRVAWQFARDYAGRHGGK; encoded by the coding sequence ATGAACGACCTTTCCCGATTGATCTCCCGCGCCGAGGCGCTGCTCGAGCGCATCGAAACCCTGTTGCCTCAGCCTGCCGCCGCGCCCGACTGGAAGGCGTCGACCGCCTTCCGCTGGCGCAAGCGCGGCGGCCGCAGCCATCTCGAGCCGGTGGCCAAGCCGCACCGCATCCGCCTGAAGGACCTGCGCAACGTCGACGAGCAGAAGCAGCGCATCGAGCAGAACACGCGCCAGTTCGTCGAAGGACGCAGCGCCAACAACGTGCTGCTCACCGGTGCGCGCGGCACGGGCAAGAGCTCGCTGGTGAAGGCGCTGCTCAACCGGTACGCGGCGAAGGGGCTGCGCCTGATCGAGGTGGACAAGCACGACCTCATCGACCTGCCCGACATCGTCGACCTCATCGCCGGGCGCAGCGAGCGCTTCATCCTCTTCTGCGACGACCTCTCCTTCGAGGCGAGCGAGCCCGGCTACAAGGCGCTGAAGAGCATCCTCGACGGCTCGGTGGCGAGCACGCCGGACAACGTGTTGCTCTACGCCACCTCGAACCGCCGCCACCTGATGCCGGAATTCATGGACGAGAACCTGGAGACGAAGCACGTCGACGGCGAGATCCATCCCGGCGAGACCACCGAGGAGAAGGTCTCGCTCTCCGAGCGCTTCGGCCTGTGGCTGTCCTTCTATCCCTTCGACCAGGACGAGTACCTCGCCATCGCCGGCCACTGGCTGCGCGAGTACGGCGTGCCGGCCGCCGCCGTCGCCGCCGCGCGCGAGGACGCCCTGCAGTGGGCGCTGATGCGCGGCTCGCGCAGCGGCCGCGTCGCCTGGCAGTTCGCCCGCGACTACGCCGGCCGGCACGGCGGGAAATGA
- a CDS encoding PH domain-containing protein, protein MTPITKDIKTQLSTGESVLWSGQPRQGIILRGTDAFMIPFSLLWGGFAIFWELSVINSNAPAFFVLFGIPFVLIGIYLIIGRFFFEAKRRARTYYAVTNERVLIVSGLFGRKVQSLNLRTLSDLSLSETKGDEGTIAFGGGSPFGSMFGGFSGWPGMGAYLGPRFELVANAKTIFETIRGAQRAAA, encoded by the coding sequence ATGACTCCAATCACTAAAGACATCAAGACCCAGTTATCCACCGGTGAAAGTGTGCTGTGGTCCGGGCAACCACGTCAGGGCATCATTCTTCGGGGCACCGACGCTTTCATGATTCCGTTCAGCCTGTTGTGGGGCGGCTTCGCCATATTCTGGGAGCTTTCAGTTATCAATTCCAACGCGCCGGCATTTTTCGTGCTGTTTGGAATTCCCTTCGTTCTCATCGGCATTTACCTCATCATCGGCCGCTTCTTTTTCGAGGCAAAGCGCCGCGCCCGTACCTACTACGCGGTAACCAATGAACGGGTACTAATTGTCTCTGGCTTGTTTGGGCGCAAAGTTCAGTCGCTAAACCTTCGCACCCTCTCCGACCTCTCGCTTTCAGAAACCAAAGGCGATGAAGGCACCATCGCCTTCGGAGGTGGATCACCTTTCGGTTCAATGTTTGGCGGCTTTTCTGGCTGGCCGGGCATGGGTGCGTACTTAGGCCCTCGCTTCGAGTTAGTCGCAAACGCGAAAACCATCTTCGAAACCATTCGTGGGGCACAACGTGCTGCTGCTTAA
- a CDS encoding IS3 family transposase (programmed frameshift), producing the protein MKKRFTEEQIIGYLKQAEAGVAIKDLCRKHGFSDAAFYTWRRKFGGMDVADAKRLRELEAENAKLKKLLAESMLDIEALKVVVKGKPLTPQAKRQAVAVMQEKTSISQRRACRLVGVSRTVLNYEAKTDPANQALAGRMVELAAERRRFGYRRLHVLLRREGHQANHKRVFRLYQGAGLAVPKRKRRKGVAMERQPLTLPEAPNQVWSMDFVMDALSSGRRLKCLNIVDDCTKESVDIVLDHSISGQYVTRVLDQAARFRGLPAAIRTDQGPEFTSKALDQWAYRNGVELKLIQPGKPTQNAYIESFNGKFRDECLNEHWFTSLAEARVRVAAWRRDYNECRPHSALGYLTPAEFAARCRASLPDSATELEIG; encoded by the exons ATGAAGAAGCGGTTCACGGAAGAGCAGATCATCGGGTACCTCAAGCAGGCGGAAGCCGGGGTGGCGATCAAGGATCTGTGCAGGAAGCATGGCTTTAGCGATGCGGCCTTCTACACCTGGCGGCGCAAGTTCGGCGGCATGGACGTGGCGGATGCCAAGCGGCTGCGCGAGCTGGAGGCGGAGAACGCCAAGCTGAAGAAGCTGCTGGCCGAATCGATGCTCGACATCGAGGCGCTCAAGGTTGTTGTCAAGGGAAAGC CGCTGACCCCGCAGGCCAAGCGCCAGGCGGTTGCCGTGATGCAGGAGAAGACGTCCATCTCCCAGCGTCGCGCCTGCCGGCTTGTGGGGGTATCGCGCACGGTGTTGAACTACGAAGCCAAGACCGACCCGGCCAACCAGGCGCTGGCCGGGCGGATGGTCGAACTGGCCGCCGAGCGGCGCCGCTTCGGCTACAGGCGTCTGCATGTGCTGTTGCGGCGGGAAGGCCATCAGGCGAACCACAAGCGGGTGTTTCGCCTGTACCAGGGCGCGGGGCTGGCGGTGCCCAAGCGCAAGCGGCGCAAGGGGGTGGCGATGGAGCGCCAGCCGCTGACCTTGCCCGAGGCGCCGAACCAGGTCTGGTCGATGGATTTCGTGATGGATGCGCTGTCCTCGGGGCGGCGCCTGAAGTGCCTGAACATCGTGGATGACTGCACCAAGGAATCCGTGGATATCGTGCTCGACCACAGCATCAGCGGGCAGTATGTGACGCGCGTGCTGGATCAGGCGGCGCGCTTCCGCGGCTTGCCGGCGGCGATCCGCACCGACCAGGGGCCGGAGTTCACCAGCAAGGCGCTCGACCAGTGGGCTTATCGGAACGGTGTCGAGTTGAAGCTCATCCAGCCGGGCAAGCCGACGCAGAACGCCTACATCGAGTCGTTCAACGGCAAGTTCCGCGATGAGTGCCTGAACGAGCATTGGTTCACGAGCTTGGCCGAAGCGCGGGTGCGGGTGGCGGCCTGGCGGCGCGACTACAACGAGTGCCGGCCGCATAGCGCACTGGGGTATCTCACGCCGGCGGAGTTCGCGGCGCGCTGTCGGGCAAGCTTGCCCGACAGCGCAACAGAACTGGAAATCGGATAG
- a CDS encoding Nudix family hydrolase has protein sequence MTRKIVEAAAAVILRPDGSFLLGRRPEGKPYAGYWEFPGGKIEPGETAAQALVRELHEELGIEADRYTPWITREHVYPHAHVRLHFFRVSGWRGEIRDIHHDALAWKRADKVDVAPMLPANVAVLRGLTLPDFYAITHAGEVGAEAQLEKLERALAGGLRLLQVREATLAVEKREAFAREATRLAHAQGARVLVNGDLALARHVGADGVHLPCTQLMQLAERPDLPLVAASCHNAPELARAAALKLDFAVLGPVRETLSHPGVAGLGWERVAHLLENIPLPVFALGGLQRGDLEAAQRAGAHGIAAIRAAWA, from the coding sequence ATGACGCGCAAGATCGTCGAGGCGGCGGCCGCGGTCATCCTGCGGCCCGACGGCAGCTTCCTGCTCGGCCGGCGGCCCGAGGGCAAGCCCTATGCCGGCTACTGGGAATTCCCCGGCGGCAAGATCGAGCCGGGCGAGACCGCGGCGCAGGCGCTGGTGCGCGAGCTGCACGAGGAGCTCGGCATCGAGGCCGACCGCTACACGCCGTGGATCACCCGCGAGCATGTCTATCCGCACGCTCACGTGCGGCTGCACTTCTTCCGCGTCAGCGGCTGGCGCGGCGAGATCCGCGACATCCACCACGACGCGCTGGCCTGGAAACGCGCCGACAAGGTCGACGTCGCGCCAATGCTGCCGGCCAATGTCGCCGTGCTGCGCGGACTGACTTTGCCGGATTTCTACGCCATCACCCACGCCGGCGAGGTCGGCGCCGAGGCGCAGCTGGAGAAGCTGGAGCGTGCGCTCGCCGGCGGCCTGCGCCTGCTGCAGGTCCGCGAGGCGACGCTGGCGGTGGAAAAGCGCGAGGCCTTCGCCCGCGAGGCGACGCGGCTGGCGCACGCTCAAGGCGCGCGCGTGCTGGTGAACGGCGACCTCGCGCTGGCGCGGCACGTCGGCGCCGACGGCGTGCACCTGCCCTGCACCCAGCTCATGCAATTGGCCGAGCGGCCCGACCTGCCGCTGGTGGCGGCCTCCTGCCACAATGCACCGGAACTGGCGCGCGCCGCCGCGCTGAAGCTGGATTTCGCCGTGCTGGGTCCGGTGCGCGAAACGCTCAGCCATCCCGGCGTCGCCGGCCTGGGCTGGGAGCGCGTCGCGCATCTGCTGGAAAATATCCCGCTGCCGGTATTCGCCCTCGGCGGCCTGCAACGCGGCGACCTGGAGGCGGCGCAACGCGCCGGCGCGCATGGCATCGCCGCCATCCGCGCGGCGTGGGCGTAG
- a CDS encoding DsbC family protein gives MFKRIFSSTCLALLLLAAGAVHADEASVKKAVETWMGGKVDAVRKAGVLGLYEIQIGNELYYTDEKVSLLFDGNIIDTRTRKNLTQERQNKLSAIKFSDLPLQLAVKTVRGDGRRVFATFEDPNCGYCKKLTKEMAGMDNVTIYTFLLPILSRDSAEKSRAVWCAADRARAWSDLMVNGTVPAAGTCDAPIEQVVALAQKYNIRGTPTIFLSNGERIPGAVPVAQLEQKLAQIK, from the coding sequence ATGTTCAAGCGCATTTTCTCAAGCACCTGCCTCGCCCTTCTGCTGCTCGCCGCCGGCGCCGTCCATGCCGATGAGGCGTCAGTGAAGAAAGCCGTCGAGACCTGGATGGGCGGCAAGGTCGACGCGGTAAGGAAAGCCGGGGTGCTCGGCCTCTACGAGATCCAGATCGGCAACGAGCTCTACTACACCGACGAGAAGGTCAGCCTGCTCTTCGACGGCAACATCATCGACACCAGGACGCGCAAGAACCTCACGCAGGAGCGCCAGAACAAGCTCTCCGCCATCAAGTTTTCCGACTTGCCGCTGCAACTTGCCGTGAAGACCGTCCGCGGCGACGGCAGGCGCGTCTTCGCCACCTTCGAGGACCCCAACTGCGGCTACTGCAAGAAGCTGACGAAGGAAATGGCGGGCATGGACAACGTGACCATCTACACTTTCCTGCTGCCGATCCTGTCGCGCGATTCCGCCGAGAAGTCGCGTGCGGTATGGTGTGCCGCCGACCGCGCCAGGGCCTGGAGCGACCTCATGGTAAATGGCACCGTGCCCGCCGCCGGCACCTGCGACGCCCCCATCGAGCAGGTCGTGGCGCTCGCCCAGAAGTACAACATCCGCGGCACGCCGACGATTTTCCTCTCCAACGGCGAGCGCATCCCCGGCGCCGTTCCCGTGGCGCAACTCGAACAGAAGCTGGCGCAGATCAAGTAG
- a CDS encoding ammonium transporter produces MEPLKITSADVLFVLLGAIMILAMHAGFAFLELGTVRKKNQVNALVKIMVDFAVSTIAYFFIGYGIAYGVSFFAGAETLAQKNGYDLVKFFFLLTFAAAIPAIVSGGIAERAKFNPQLAATFLLVGFVYPFFEGIAWNQAFGIQAWLKASFGEEFHDFAGSVVVHAVGGWIGLVAVVLLGARRGRYNKDGGVSAHPPSSIPFLALGAWVLTVGWFGFNVMSAQLLDKISGLVAMNSLMAMVGGTLAALIAGRNDPGFVHNGPLAGLVAVCAGSDLMHPLGALATGAIAGALFVYLFTMTQNRWKIDDVLGVWPLHGLCGAWGGIAAGIFGAKALGGMGGVAFMSQLAGTLMGIAVAVAGSFIVYGTLKKLFGLRLDAEEEFNGADLSIHKITATAERETLW; encoded by the coding sequence ATGGAGCCCCTCAAGATCACGTCCGCCGACGTCCTGTTCGTCCTGCTCGGCGCCATCATGATCCTCGCCATGCACGCCGGCTTCGCTTTTCTGGAGCTGGGTACGGTGAGAAAGAAAAACCAGGTCAACGCCCTGGTGAAGATCATGGTCGACTTCGCGGTGTCGACCATTGCCTACTTCTTCATAGGCTACGGCATCGCCTACGGCGTGAGCTTTTTCGCCGGCGCCGAGACACTGGCGCAGAAGAACGGCTACGACCTGGTGAAGTTCTTCTTCCTGCTCACCTTCGCCGCGGCCATCCCCGCCATCGTCTCCGGCGGCATCGCCGAGCGCGCCAAGTTCAACCCGCAGCTGGCGGCGACCTTCCTGCTAGTCGGCTTCGTCTATCCCTTCTTCGAGGGCATCGCCTGGAACCAGGCCTTCGGCATCCAGGCCTGGCTGAAGGCCAGCTTCGGCGAGGAGTTCCACGACTTCGCCGGCTCGGTGGTGGTGCATGCCGTCGGCGGCTGGATCGGCCTCGTCGCCGTCGTCCTGCTCGGCGCGCGCCGCGGCCGCTACAACAAGGACGGCGGCGTCTCGGCGCATCCGCCCTCGAGCATTCCCTTCCTCGCGCTCGGCGCCTGGGTGCTCACCGTCGGCTGGTTCGGCTTCAACGTCATGAGCGCGCAGCTGCTGGATAAAATCAGCGGCCTCGTGGCGATGAACTCGCTGATGGCGATGGTCGGCGGCACGCTCGCCGCGCTGATCGCCGGCAGGAACGACCCGGGCTTCGTGCACAACGGCCCGCTCGCCGGCCTCGTCGCCGTCTGCGCCGGCTCGGACCTGATGCATCCGCTCGGCGCGCTGGCGACCGGCGCGATCGCCGGCGCCCTGTTCGTCTATCTATTCACCATGACGCAGAACCGCTGGAAGATCGACGACGTGCTCGGCGTCTGGCCCTTGCACGGCCTGTGCGGCGCCTGGGGCGGCATCGCCGCCGGCATCTTCGGCGCCAAGGCGCTTGGCGGCATGGGCGGCGTCGCCTTCATGTCGCAACTCGCAGGCACGCTGATGGGCATTGCAGTGGCCGTGGCCGGCAGCTTCATCGTCTACGGCACGCTGAAGAAGCTGTTCGGCCTGCGCCTCGATGCCGAGGAAGAATTCAACGGCGCCGACCTTTCCATCCACAAGATCACGGCGACGGCCGAGCGCGAGACGCTGTGGTGA
- a CDS encoding UbiH/UbiF family hydroxylase, whose translation MRYDIIIVGAGLAGASLAAAFRGSRYRIALIEGRPPAPAPSGWDSRVYAVSPAAQGFLQTIGAWQHLDAGRLTPVYDMAIRGDAEGRLDFSAYDSGVGELAWIVESGLMQRELWETVKRQGNLTLFCPAQPQLLEMRDDAVLLGLTSGEALEAKLVVGADGADSWVRTQAGLQADTLPYGEMGVVANFECDKPHRNTAFQWFRPDGVLAWLPLPGDRISMVWSTPEAHARELLGLDEQALSRRVAEAGGNRLGALKLITPPTAFPLRLVRVPRIAAPRLALVGDAAHAIHPLSGHGINLGFLDARELAKVLLALPEFGDCGDERSLRRYARARAEEVALLQWTTHGLQRLFRPRHPALSVLRNLGLNLTDSLPVLRNVLVRYALG comes from the coding sequence ATGCGTTACGACATCATAATCGTCGGCGCCGGCCTCGCCGGTGCCAGCCTCGCAGCCGCTTTCCGGGGCAGCCGCTACCGCATCGCCCTGATCGAAGGCCGGCCTCCCGCGCCGGCGCCATCCGGCTGGGACAGTCGCGTCTACGCTGTCAGTCCGGCCGCCCAAGGCTTCCTGCAAACGATCGGCGCCTGGCAGCATCTGGATGCTGGCCGCCTGACGCCGGTCTACGACATGGCCATCCGCGGCGACGCCGAGGGCCGGCTCGACTTCTCGGCCTACGACAGCGGCGTCGGCGAACTCGCCTGGATCGTCGAATCCGGCCTCATGCAGCGCGAACTGTGGGAAACCGTCAAGCGCCAGGGCAACCTCACGCTGTTCTGCCCGGCGCAGCCGCAGCTGCTCGAAATGCGCGACGACGCCGTCCTGCTGGGACTGACTTCCGGCGAGGCTCTGGAGGCAAAACTGGTGGTGGGTGCCGACGGCGCCGATTCCTGGGTGCGCACGCAGGCCGGCCTGCAGGCCGACACGCTGCCCTATGGCGAGATGGGCGTGGTAGCCAATTTCGAATGCGACAAGCCGCACCGCAACACCGCCTTCCAGTGGTTCCGCCCGGACGGCGTGCTGGCCTGGCTGCCGCTGCCGGGGGATCGCATCTCGATGGTCTGGTCGACGCCGGAGGCCCATGCCCGCGAACTGCTCGGACTCGACGAGCAGGCGCTTTCCCGCCGTGTCGCCGAAGCCGGCGGCAACCGGCTCGGTGCGCTCAAGCTCATCACGCCGCCCACCGCCTTCCCCTTGCGGCTGGTGCGCGTGCCGCGCATCGCAGCCCCCCGCCTGGCCCTCGTCGGCGATGCCGCCCATGCCATCCACCCGCTCTCCGGCCACGGCATCAACCTCGGCTTTCTCGATGCACGCGAACTGGCAAAGGTCCTGCTTGCCCTGCCGGAATTCGGCGACTGCGGCGACGAACGGTCACTCCGCCGCTACGCACGCGCCCGGGCCGAGGAAGTCGCCCTGCTGCAGTGGACCACGCACGGATTGCAGAGACTGTTCCGGCCGCGCCACCCCGCTCTCTCCGTCCTTCGCAACCTCGGATTGAACCTCACCGACAGCCTGCCTGTCCTACGCAACGTGCTGGTGCGCTACGCGCTCGGCTGA
- a CDS encoding murein transglycosylase A: MFLRQLAPALGAMLVLAGCAQLPTAQTKPDAQCVCAACPVCPAVTPPKPPAKPLQEARWEDVKGWGADNLAEAHGALLASCDALAKQAAWRGVCEEARALPAEHAALRAFFESRFRPWRVVNPDESTEGLVTGYYEPLLRGSRERSRSFAHAIYGVPDDLLVVDLGELYPELKNFRLRGRLDGRRVVPYWSRAELTPQAPALAGKALLWVADPIELFFLQVQGSGRVELPDGRRVRVGYADQNGHPYQSIGRWLVEKGELKLEEASMQGIQAWARANPRRLNELLNANPSFVFFRELPDNGGGPLGALGVPLTPGRSIAVDPRAVPLGAPVFLSTTLPLSEQSLQRLVMAQDTGGAIKGAVRADFFWGFGAEAGAQAGRMRQKGEMWAVLPYGHIPNNAAK, translated from the coding sequence ATGTTCCTTCGCCAACTCGCGCCCGCGCTGGGCGCCATGCTCGTGCTTGCCGGCTGCGCCCAATTGCCGACTGCCCAAACGAAACCCGATGCGCAATGCGTGTGCGCCGCCTGCCCCGTCTGCCCGGCCGTGACGCCGCCCAAGCCTCCAGCCAAGCCGCTGCAGGAAGCGCGCTGGGAAGACGTCAAGGGCTGGGGTGCCGACAACCTCGCCGAGGCGCACGGCGCGCTGCTTGCCTCCTGCGACGCGCTCGCGAAGCAGGCCGCCTGGCGCGGCGTGTGCGAAGAGGCGCGCGCGCTGCCGGCGGAGCACGCCGCCCTGCGCGCCTTCTTCGAATCGCGCTTCCGCCCCTGGCGGGTGGTGAACCCGGACGAATCCACCGAGGGCCTCGTCACCGGCTACTACGAGCCGCTGCTGCGCGGCAGCCGCGAGCGCAGCCGCAGCTTCGCCCACGCCATTTACGGCGTGCCCGACGATCTGCTGGTGGTGGACCTCGGCGAACTCTATCCGGAGCTGAAGAACTTCCGCCTGCGCGGCCGCCTCGACGGGCGCCGCGTGGTGCCCTACTGGTCGCGCGCGGAACTCACGCCGCAGGCGCCGGCGCTCGCCGGCAAGGCGCTGCTCTGGGTGGCCGACCCGATCGAGCTGTTCTTCCTGCAGGTGCAGGGCTCGGGCCGCGTCGAGCTGCCCGACGGACGCCGCGTGCGCGTCGGCTATGCCGACCAGAACGGCCATCCCTATCAGTCGATCGGCCGCTGGCTGGTGGAGAAGGGCGAACTGAAGCTGGAAGAGGCCTCGATGCAGGGCATCCAGGCCTGGGCGCGCGCCAACCCGCGTCGCCTGAACGAATTGCTCAACGCCAACCCGAGCTTCGTCTTCTTTCGTGAACTGCCGGACAACGGCGGCGGCCCGCTCGGCGCGCTCGGCGTGCCGCTGACGCCGGGGCGCAGCATCGCCGTCGACCCGCGCGCCGTTCCGCTCGGCGCACCGGTGTTCCTGTCCACCACGCTGCCCTTGAGCGAGCAGTCATTGCAACGCCTGGTCATGGCGCAGGACACCGGCGGCGCCATCAAGGGCGCCGTGCGTGCCGACTTCTTCTGGGGCTTCGGCGCCGAGGCCGGCGCGCAGGCCGGGCGCATGCGACAGAAGGGTGAGATGTGGGCCGTGCTGCCGTACGGTCACATTCCGAACAACGCCGCGAAGTAG
- a CDS encoding IS1182 family transposase, with the protein MARYKHIDTNPRFLAVDLERQLLPGTFEHALHHLIDHEIDLTGFDARYRNDLTGATAYPPGMLLKVVLFAYSQGIVSSRAIERACREHVTFIALSGDSAPHFTTIAAFVSELGDAIVPLFAQILYLCDRQGLIGRQMFAIDGVKLPSNAAKQRSGTRAEFERQAVKLEAAACAMLARHRAEDARGIEPDLAEKSARRVARLEREAAQMRAWLKENPEDRRGTRGSVRKSNRTDNESAKMATDKGVVQGYCGVAAVDAKHQIIVEAQAWGTGSEQALLLPVVAALEPHMSDETLITADAGYHSEANLKALASRNIPALIADNGLRARDERFKGRAKYKALPDPLHDKMRPADKAQHYRPEDFAYDPAAGTCTCPAGKALYRNGANCIHNGYVAVKFQGALRDCLPCSQRERCLRTPQKTKTRQVCFFRGKAKDTPESYTDIMKRAIDSPQGRALYGRRFATVEPVFANIRHNKGLNRFTLRGRKKVDAQWKLYCLVHNIEKLAHHGFGR; encoded by the coding sequence GTGGCCCGCTACAAGCACATTGATACCAATCCGCGGTTTCTTGCCGTCGATCTGGAGCGCCAGCTCCTGCCCGGCACCTTCGAGCACGCCCTGCACCATCTGATCGATCATGAGATCGACCTGACCGGCTTCGATGCCCGCTACCGCAACGATCTGACCGGCGCCACCGCCTATCCGCCCGGGATGCTGCTCAAGGTGGTGCTCTTCGCCTACAGCCAGGGCATCGTCAGCAGCCGGGCCATCGAACGGGCCTGCCGCGAGCACGTCACCTTCATCGCCCTGTCGGGGGATAGCGCGCCGCACTTCACCACCATCGCCGCCTTCGTCTCCGAACTGGGGGACGCCATCGTCCCCCTCTTTGCCCAGATCCTGTACCTGTGCGACCGCCAGGGCCTGATCGGCCGCCAGATGTTCGCCATCGACGGCGTCAAGCTGCCGTCCAACGCCGCCAAGCAAAGAAGCGGCACGCGGGCCGAGTTTGAACGGCAGGCGGTGAAGTTGGAGGCTGCCGCCTGCGCCATGCTCGCGCGCCACCGTGCCGAAGACGCCCGCGGGATCGAGCCTGACCTGGCCGAGAAGTCGGCGCGTCGCGTCGCGCGACTCGAACGCGAAGCGGCACAGATGAGGGCCTGGCTCAAGGAGAACCCCGAGGATCGGCGCGGCACCAGGGGCAGTGTCAGGAAGAGCAACCGCACCGACAACGAGAGCGCCAAGATGGCCACCGACAAGGGCGTGGTGCAGGGCTATTGCGGAGTGGCGGCGGTCGATGCCAAACACCAGATCATCGTCGAGGCGCAAGCCTGGGGCACGGGCAGCGAGCAGGCGCTGCTCCTGCCGGTGGTCGCGGCGCTCGAGCCGCACATGAGCGACGAGACCCTGATCACGGCTGACGCCGGCTACCACTCGGAAGCCAACTTGAAGGCCCTGGCCAGCCGCAACATCCCTGCGCTGATTGCCGACAACGGCCTGCGCGCTCGCGACGAACGCTTCAAGGGGAGAGCCAAATACAAAGCGCTGCCCGATCCGCTCCACGACAAGATGCGGCCGGCGGACAAGGCGCAGCACTACCGGCCCGAAGACTTCGCCTACGATCCAGCCGCCGGCACCTGCACCTGCCCGGCGGGCAAGGCGCTCTACCGCAACGGCGCGAACTGCATCCACAACGGCTACGTTGCCGTGAAGTTCCAGGGCGCGCTGCGCGACTGCCTGCCGTGCAGCCAGCGGGAACGCTGCCTGCGCACGCCGCAGAAGACGAAGACCCGGCAGGTGTGCTTCTTCCGCGGCAAGGCGAAAGACACGCCGGAGAGCTACACCGACATCATGAAACGGGCCATCGACAGTCCGCAGGGGCGTGCCCTCTACGGGCGGCGCTTCGCCACAGTGGAACCGGTCTTCGCCAACATTCGCCACAACAAGGGCCTCAACCGCTTCACGCTGCGCGGCAGGAAGAAGGTCGATGCGCAGTGGAAGCTCTACTGCCTGGTGCACAACATCGAGAAGCTGGCGCACCACGGGTTCGGAAGGTAG